The following coding sequences are from one Biomphalaria glabrata chromosome 8, xgBioGlab47.1, whole genome shotgun sequence window:
- the LOC106067328 gene encoding uncharacterized protein LOC106067328, with product MSVSVAQHPVALGGSFSNRQVGVEYLSTLSHTDTLSAALYSRDHSSPVDSSAYPCGNSNQSDKLKESSSGVCRVPSLATQDTNITVDKADFNLNSISSNGSTFKTVTSEIMSSENNDPKLNMIQNQRESSTSDMPSDTGLFVDQDPSREKFDLESFMRHFPKSRMSIPESKPVPELTSRLDDTSIAKPTTTTNNYHKPMFDPIPRASLNTPPSNDVNPETAQDPCTSPKKDDSVSEENTESTNYEDAENVQFNSLLATRLKSSIQSEFLSKELFSDSKAQAPERTIDDIMRDYGIKVSGGAQTYKSGQFMSSMSVNSNVSGNNENAKSMSYGLDSFGSSRLGSGLNPTQPEMGTPYQLGNAQFSKELAKNLTQDTSVTGLNPNSMNCSQNNETEGSPKEEQKSFGTSVDLSMASKYQNTARTSSTYNTGAEKQGPFSGDVSYQTSTDYKKFDSHLTQSTTNFAGKYSSTDFGKQTDLLRTDDKVTAGINSELSASYSPGRGSNFRHYNQLGAADALGFSIQAEKQRLRNIDAMIATTPLNTRYNDLKPYKFSTSSSFVASDFDSRKRYSTPTLAVSSTLPYRAEINSRVGWSTGVTQNAMGKSVSAPNYEYSRNVTTTGSSVDSQLFNTSRDYSGSKNYQYNNCTYLDNNILDKKLTIKDSAPILKKKVESCLKPSMKMNTSNVGRGSPTRTAVTRPTSATNVKVCKDSAAAKRKQIGIASAPRGCVNGRKKVNTNESRMSEDFFHEFDFIKDLNRMWQHSINNLEPKKITKPSKYQPYKPASTEEKIQERSGMSAEQTSFHRAPEMVKNAWSASFEQDLGAALGSWGNGSICRQAKTMPSKQNCASGTKSFTAANCNNQQPKSILKNMSNKSSLTRSSTTITSGKSSSKVTTTSSRNYPITTAQMFAGLAIKKKAQMSQPAKPKNTKTRSKTPLI from the coding sequence ATGTCTGTCTCGGTCGCACAGCACCCCGTAGCCCTTGGCGGCAGTTTCAGTAACAGGCAGGTCGGCGTTGAGTACCTGTCTACCCTATCCCACACGGATACACTATCCGCCGCGCTCTACAGCCGCGACCACAGCAGCCCAGTTGATAGTTCGGCATATCCTTGCGGGAACTCCAATCAGTCCGACAAATTGAAAGAATCCAGTTCGGGTGTGTGCCGGGTGCCTAGCTTAGCGACGCAAGATACAAATATTACAGTAGATAAAGCAGATTTTAACCTGAACAGCATTAGCTCCAACGGATCCACTTTCAAAACGGTAACTTCTGAGATTATGTCCTCAGAAAACAATGATCCAAAGCTGAACATGATTCAAAATCAGCGAGAATCGAGTACTTCCGACATGCCAAGCGATACAGGTTTATTCGTCGATCAAGATCCGTCACGAGAGAAATttgatttagaatcatttatgcGACATTTCCCAAAGAGTAGAATGTCGATACCCGAATCGAAGCCAGTTCCAGAGCTTACCTCAAGGTTAGATGATACCAGTATCGCGAAGCCGACTACAACGACCAACAATTACCACAAGCCCATGTTTGATCCGATTCCGAGGGCTTCATTGAACACACCACCTAGTAATGACGTCAACCCCGAAACTGCACAAGATCCATGCACAAGTCCTAAGAAGGACGACAGTGTATCTGAAGAGAACACTGAGAGCACCAACTATGAAGATGCTGAGAACGTGCAGTTCAACTCTCTATTAGCTACAAGGTTAAAGTCGTCCATTCAGTCCGAGTTTCTGTCCAAAGAACTTTTTTCAGATTCCAAAGCGCAGGCGCCTGAGAGAACTATTGACGACATTATGAGAGATTACGGCATCAAAGTCTCGGGTGGAGCGCAGACTTACAAATCAGGTCAATTCATGTCTTCCATGAGTGTAAATAGCAACGTTTCGGGTAATAACGAAAATGCCAAATCTATGTCGTATGGGCTGGATTCCTTTGGCTCTTCCCGTCTCGGCTCGGGTTTAAACCCCACACAACCAGAAATGGGGACGCCTTATCAGTTGGGCAATGCCCAGTTTTCGAAGGAATTGGCTAAAAACTTGACGCAGGATACATCCGTTACCGGGTTGAATCCGAATTCAATGAATTGTTCACAAAACAATGAGACGGAAGGCTCTCCAAAGGaagaacaaaagagttttgGTACGTCAGTAGATCTATCAATGGCCTCAAAATATCAAAACACAGCCAGAACATCTTCTACTTATAACACAGGAGCGGAAAAACAGGGTCCTTTCTCAGGAGATGTTTCATACCAAACATCCACAGACTATAAGAAATTCGACAGTCATCTGACCCAGAGCACAACCAACTTCGCCGGGAAATACAGCAGCACTGATTTCGGCAAGCAAACGGATCTTCTGCGAACAGACGACAAAGTCACCGCTGGCATAAATAGTGAGTTGTCTGCTTCTTACTCTCCGGGCAGAGGCAGTAATTTTCGCCATTACAATCAGTTGGGCGCGGCCGACGCTCTAGGATTCTCTATCCAGGCGGAAAAGCAGAGGCTCAGGAACATTGACGCCATGATTGCCACCACTCCGTTAAACACAAGATACAATGACCTTAAGCCGTACAAGTTTAGCACCAGTAGCTCCTTCGTGGCAAGTGACTTTGATAGCCGAAAGCGCTATTCAACTCCCACCCTTGCAGTGTCTTCAACACTCCCATACCGAGCAGAGATCAATTCCAGGGTGGGCTGGTCCACCGGAGTAACTCAAAACGCCATGGGCAAGTCGGTCTCGGCGCCGAACTACGAGTATAGTCGCAACGTGACCACGACAGGCTCTTCGGTGGACTCTCAGCTTTTCAATACCTCGAGGGACTATTCGGGTAGCAAAAACTACCAATACAACAACTGCACTTACTTGGACAACAACATTCTGGACAAAAAACTGACCATCAAAGATTCCGCACCAATCCTAAAGAAAAAGGTTGAGTCTTGTTTAAAGCCCTCCATGAAAATGAATACATCTAATGTTGGTCGGGGCTCCCCCACGAGAACTGCTGTCACACGCCCAACCTCAGCGACGAACGTGAAAGTGTGCAAGGACAGTGCGGCGGCTAAGAGGAAGCAGATTGGGATTGCATCTGCACCTCGAGGCTGTGTCAACGGGCGCAAAAAGGTCAACACAAACGAAAGCAGGATGAGCGAAGATTTCTTCCATGAATTTGACTTTATCAAGGACCTAAACAGAATGTGGCAACATTCCATTAACAACCTTGAgccaaaaaaaatcacaaagcCATCAAAATATCAGCCATACAAGCCAGCATCGACGGAAGAAAAGATTCAGGAAAGGTCCGGCATGTCTGCGGAACAAACTTCCTTCCACAGGGCACCAGAGATGGTCAAGAACGCGTGGTCAGCAAGCTTTGAGCAAGACCTAGGGGCAGCATTGGGCAGCTGGGGCAATGGTTCAATATGCCGTCAAGCCAAAACAATGCCATCCAAGCAAAATTGCGCGTCGGGAACCAAATCGTTCACCGCTGCAAACTGCAACAACCAGCAACCGAAATCTATTCTTAAAAACATGAGCAACAAGTCGTCATTGACCCGATCTAGTACTACGATTACGTCAGGTAAAAGTAGCTCAAAGGTCACCACAACCTCTTCCAGGAATTATCCAATCACCACAGCACAAATGTTTGCAGGGCTCGCTATCAAGAAAAAAGCACAAATGAGCCAACCAGCCAAGCCAAAGAACACTAAAACTCGCAGCAAAACGCCTTTAATCTAG